One genomic segment of Hordeum vulgare subsp. vulgare chromosome 2H, MorexV3_pseudomolecules_assembly, whole genome shotgun sequence includes these proteins:
- the LOC123430764 gene encoding probable E3 ubiquitin-protein ligase BAH1-like 1 — protein sequence CRCNSCPVCDQMFFTELTKEASYIAGYFSTRVQHLLNLHVSSGLQRYIWRVRQCFIDDQQIMVQEGRLLINYVTMNAIAIRKILKKYDKVHGSVSGRDFRSKMQTEHTELLQSPWLIELGAFHLNCDSSEIDEPAGFFKNEFFKNFSCDLTATQPVMTMSISETMKYDYSLTCPICLDTIFNPYALSCGHLSCKGCSCGAASVYIFQGVRSAPPKAKCLVCREVGVFAHAVHMNELHLLIKTR from the exons tgccggtgcaa TTCTTGTCCAGTGTGTGATCAGATGTTCTTTACAGAACTCACCAAGGAGGCTTCGTATATAGCTGGCTATTTCAGCACTAGAGTACAGCATCTTCTAAATCTTCATGTTTCTTCAGGATTGCAACGGTATATATGGCGCGTACGTCAATGCTTCATAGATGATCAACAAATCATGGTTCAAGAAGGCAGACTGCTCATCAATTATGTGACTATGAATGCTATTGCCATTCGCAAAATTCTCAAAAAATATGACAAA GTGCATGGTTCTGTTAGCGGTAGAGATTTTAGGAGCAAGATGCAAACTGAGCATACTGAACTGCTGCAGTCACCTTGGCTGATTGAGCTCGGTGCTTTCCATCTGAACTGTGATAGTTCAGAAATTGATGAACCCGCAGGCTTCTTCAAGAACGAATTCTTCAAGAACTTTTCCTGTGACTTGACAGCAACACAGCCAGTAATGACAATGTCCATTTCTGAAACTATGAAATATGACTACAGCCTAACTTGTCCAATTTGCTTG GACACAATATTCAATCCATACGCGCTAAGCTGCGGTCACCTCTCCTGCAAAGGCTGTTCGTGTGGCGCTGCATCCGTGTACATCTTCCAGGGTGTCAGGAGCGCGCCTCCAAAGGCCAAGTGCCTTGTATGCCGAGAG GTTGGTGTGTTTGCTCACGCCGTGCATATGAATGAACTCCACCTACTCATCAAAACAAGGTAA